From Stigmatopora argus isolate UIUO_Sarg chromosome 14, RoL_Sarg_1.0, whole genome shotgun sequence, the proteins below share one genomic window:
- the srcin1a gene encoding SRC kinase signaling inhibitor 1 isoform X9, producing the protein MFGEEYQVFLPDVGQVLVLECQDAGAHASRACYPKQDPERGGTHMISTDDLEYPREYRTLGNSGRRFSNVGLVHTSEHRHTVSAAQSLEALTNLHKADMERKRDAFMDHLKSKYHQQQQHQQHQHHNPPSPSQSHASVRGGSERAAREQQQPNYWSFKSRSPRHSQSTQSGLADQAAKLSFASAESLETMSEADVPIGFNRMNRFRQSLPLSRSASQNKLRSPGVLFLQYGDETRRVHITHELSSLDTLHALIVHMFPQKLTAGMLKSPNTAVLIKDEARNVFYELEDVRDIQDRSVIKIYRKEPVYASYPAAAHLANGDLRREMVYSSRDSSPTRRLNTLPSSSGSSGSPSRSRLSYSGGRPPSFAGSHEQARHPHHPAANSVLSPSPSAILERRDVKPDEEVSAKNLALMKNESLYADPYSLMHEGRLSIASTQSLAAIGDPFAFPVSSGLYRRGSVRSLSTYSAAALQGELDDALYKPGGSLYSDTYSATLGMGFRMAPSSPQKIPDMHLRDRDSYSVSPSRASPVRQNFRKDSASSSVFVDSPKSRSGSGSEPLCLTAGPGEGGRATPGFSLAGADADASRDHRLERMEAMEKQIASLTGLVQSVLTRGPDSDSTCGLLRLCMMAGCPPDQGADYSRTLPFSSSDKTDTNSDGSATGTGRLKKKAHTPSAPLALMPPPPSNSTPLNNVSRLQMQLHLHGLQQNANDLRKQLGQLRKTQLENQDSMRKLLKRTEVELNVRLADALRKQEDPLQRQRLLVEEERLKYLNEEELIIQQLHDLEKSVEDIQKESFVNHKLVSVQELEEKTAILRKLGETLTELKNQFPSLQSKMRVVLRVEVEAVKFLKEEPHRLDALLKRCKTITDTLNAMRKQANDGVWKKHEDFTSSKHNDELRKFPDFDLPNSPPLAINDLGGGNSLSNWSPHTSLARRHHGSPGGSHKDHHPPVPHKGKALEELERRSAADKASSVEVRLAAERDWEEKRASLTQYSAQDINRLLEETQAELMKAIPDLDFAAKQIKPPSNAGSSQAPQTPPSGTATPEHRSVNSKPLQKKEGASRLGSDELTLPRYRTEKPSKSPPPPPPRRSFPSSPGLITRSGEPLIPGKCVKKSESEEAENPKPHVKLRRTVSENPRPASTPPTLSGEKADAEQEKSSAQLEGGNGNPCKIPTAPASKLKQLQQQNSMDKYKSGKKEDFLKTQQQ; encoded by the exons CACATGCCAGCAGGGCCTGTTATCCCAAACAAG ACCCGGAGCGAGGCGGCACTCACATGATCTCCACAGATGACCTGGAGTACCCGCGGGAGTATCGGACTCTGGGCAATAGCGGCAGGCGCTTCTCCAACGTGGGCTTGGTGCACACGTCGGAACACCGGCATACGGTGTCGGCGGCCCAGAGCTTGGAGGCGCTCACCAACCTACACAAGGCCGACATGGAGCGCAAGCGGGACGCCTTCATGGACCACCTGAAGAGCAAGTaccaccagcagcagcagcatcagcAGCATCAGCACCACAACCCGCCGTCGCCTTCGCAGTCGCACGCCAGCGTGAGAGGAGGCTCGGAGAGGGCGGCTCGAGAGCAG CAACAACCCAACTACTGGAGCTTTAAG AGCCGCAGCCCCCGCCATTCCCAGTCCACCCAGTCGGGGCTCGCCGACCAGGCCGCCAAGCTCTCCTTCGCCTCCGCCGAGTCCCTAGAGACCATGTCCGAGGCCGACGTGCCCATCGGTTTCAACAGGATGAATCGGTTCCGCCAGAGCCTGCCCCTCTCGCGCTCCGCCAGCCAGAATAAGCTTCGGTCTCCAG GCGTGCTGTTCTTGCAGTACGGCGACGAGACGCGGCGTGTGCACATCACCCACGAGCTGAGCAGCTTGGACACGCTGCACGCCCTCATCGTGCACATGTTCCCGCAGAAGCTGACGGCGGGCATGCTCAAATCGCCCAACACGGCCGTGCTAATCAAAGATGAAGCGCGCAACGTCTTCTACGAGCTGGAGGATGTGCGCGACATCCAGGACCGCAGCGTCATCAAGATCTACCGCAAGGAGCCCGTTTACGCCTCCTACCCGGCCGCCGCGCACTTGGCCAACGGGGACTTGCGG AGGGAAATGGTGTACTCATCCCGCGACTCGTCCCCGACGCGGCGCCTCAACACGCTGCCCTCGTCTTCGGGCTCCTCCGGCTCGCCGTCTCGCTCGCGCCTGTCTTACAGCGGCGGTCGCCCACCCTCCTTCGCCGGTTCCCACGAGCAGGCCCGGCACCCTCACCACCCCGCCGCCAACTCGGTCCTCTCGCCCTCGCCCAGCGCCATCTTGGAGCGGCGAGACGTCAAGCCGGACGAAGAGGTCTCGGCCAAGAACTTGGCGCTGATGAAGAACGAGTCGCTGTACGCCGACCCTTACAGCCTGATGCACGAGGGCCGCCTCAGCATCGCCTCCACGCAGTCCCTGGCGGCCATCGGCGACCCCTTCGCCTTCCCCGTTTCCTCGGGCCTGTACCGCCGCGGCTCCGTGCGCTCGCTCAGCACCTACTCCGCCGCCGCCCTGCAGGGTGAACTGGACGACGCGCTCTACAAGCCCGGCGGGTCGCTATACTCCGACACGTACTCGGCCACGCTGGGCATGGGCTTCCGCATGGCTCCGTCGTCCCCGCAGAAGATCCCGGACATGCACCTGCGGGACAGAGACTCTTACTCCGTCTCGCCCAGCAGGGCTTCGCCCGTCAGGCAGAATTTTCGCAAGGACTCTGCATCCTCCTCCGTCTTTGTGGACAGTCCCAAGTCCAGATCAGGTTCCGGCTCCGAGCCTCTGTGCCTCACGGCCGGACCCGGAGAGGGAGGCAGGGCCACGCCTGGCTTTTCGTTGGCTGGAGCGGACGCGGATGCGAGCAG GGATCACCGTCTGGAGCGCATGGAAGCCATGGAGAAACAAATCGCAAGCCTGACCGGCTTGGTCCAGAGCGTGCTGACCAGAGGGCCAGACAGTGACAGCAC ATGCGGCCTGCTGCGTCTCTGCATGATGGCGGGCTGCCCCCCGGACCAGGGAGCCGACTACTCACGGACATTACCTTTCTCTTCCAGCGACAAGACCGACACCAACAGTGACGGCTCCGCCACAGGAA CGGGACGGCTAAAGAAGAAAG CTCACACGCCGTCGGCCCCGCTGGCGTTGATGCCTCCGCCGCCGTCCAACTCCACGCCGTTGAACAACGTCAGCCGGCTGCAGATGCAGTTACACCTGCACGGATTGCAGCAGAATGCTAACGACCTGCGGAAACAGCTGGGACAGCTGCGTAAGACGCAG CTGGAGAACCAGGACTCCATGCGCAAGCTGCTGAAACGCACCGAGGTCGAGCTGAACGTGCGCCTGGCCGACGCCCTCCGCAAGCAGGAGGACCCCCTGCAGAGGCAGCGCCTCCTGGTGGAGGAGGAGCGGCTCAAGTACCTGAACGAGGAGGAGCTCATTATTCAGCAGCTGCA TGACCTGGAGAAGTCAGTGGAGGACATTCAGAAAGAGTCGTTCGTCAACCACAAGCTGGTGAGCGTGCAGGAGCTGGAGGAAAAAACGGCCATCCTCCGAAAGTTGGGCGAGACGCTCACCGAGCTCAAGA ATCAGTTCCCTAGCCTGCAGAGTAAGATGCGGGTGGTTCTCCGGGTGGAGGTGGAGGCTGTGAAGTTCCTGAAAGAGGAGCCGCACAGGCTGGACGCCCTGCTGAAGCGCTGCAAGACCATTACGGACACCCTCAACGCCATGCGCAA ACAAGCCAACGACGGCGTCTGGAAGAAGCACGAGGACTTCACGTCATCCAAGCACAACGACGAGCTGCGAAAATTCCCCGACTTTGACCTCCCAAACAGCCCACCGCTCGCCATCAACGATCTCGGGGGAGGAAACAGCCTGTCCAATTGGAGCCCGCACACTAGCCTGGCCCGCCGCCACCACGGCAGCCCGGGCGGCTCGCACAAGGACCATCACCCGCCCGTCCCTCACAAAGGCAAAGCCCTGGAAGAGCTGGAACGCCGAAGTGCCGCCGACAAGGCGTCGTCTGTCGAAGTCCGCCTG GCGGCCGAGCGGGACTGGGAGGAGAAGCGGGCCAGCCTGACCCAATACAGCGCTCAAGACATCAACCGGCTGCTGGAGGAGACCCAGGCCGAGCTAATGAAGGCGATCCCCGACCTGGACTTTGCCGCCAAGCAGATCAAGCCCCCCTCCAACGCCGGGTCCTCGCAGGCGCCACAGACTCCTCCGAGCGGCACGGCCACCCCCGAACACCGCAGCGTCAACAGCAAGCCCCTGCAGAAGAAGGAAGGAGCCTCTAGACTGGGATCAG ATGAGCTGACGTTGCCTCGCTACCGCACAGAAAAGCCCTCCAAATCACCCCCTCCGCCGCCACCCCGACGCAGCTTCCCCTCTTCTCCCGGCCTGATCACCCGCAGCGGGGAGCCCCTCATTCCCGGGAAGTGTGTCAAG AAATCCGAATCTGAGGAGGCGGAGAACCCGAAGCCCCACGTAAAACTGAGGAGGACGGTTTCGGAAAACCCTCGTCCCGCGTCTACGCCCCCTACTTTATCCGGGGAGAAGGCAGACGCGGAGCAGGAGAAAAGTTCTGCCCAGTTAGAG